In Corylus avellana chromosome ca2, CavTom2PMs-1.0, the following proteins share a genomic window:
- the LOC132171589 gene encoding uncharacterized protein LOC132171589 isoform X1, protein MWRQNVFRETPDSDLSISDEEDFDSNLPNRCDKKEELQLPSRLEMLRGTLEWDCEGKTSNLSKEKETNVSLEDDVEMPEFHNEGDFTCSLRKAFTCNLDEEIISDDEENNVLSTFSATSGTKKFHKDCLQSFRSGKQDGPQTWFAVSKEVDELIHLNKNPPCSSSHSAPFIANKSFKGARCKAKQKFPFSFQSHKEGPCCPSISKNENDVSFKDHETPKRLDPIKPRSEEHSIAKVLEDCQEENEIQSEIVLAEVGALGYGCVERSMAELLDGLQDRASLPKGVSKMCSRTRSKRGQIVAKRSVSSLGDRTVESEDSPESMGSGSSSEDEMLKQAKDQKLKVTIPEMKGQTMADRFQEAVGATFLNNEVAIVAVPKPSGIGLFGKLQQLMQTEKERDMDFLRKLETGSNANDETSCIVVKILTRYLDAKLTVCQCSFGQNMESGSPQIMVEGGRKRTIIFSPRVSSDVDLDVGNLICIHPPWYGRKEVQVGNDESILLSTYFSQILI, encoded by the exons ATGTGGCGGCAAAACGTTTTCCGG GAAACTCCAGACTCTGACCTGAGCATTTCCG ATGAGGAAGATTTCGATTCTAATTTGCCCAATCGCTGTGATAAAAAG GAAGAATTGCAACTTCCATCAAGGCTGGAGATGCTTAGAG GTACCCTTGAATGGGATTGTGAAGGAAAAACTAGCAATTTATCTAAAGAG AAGGAAACAAATGTCTCGCTTGAAGACGATGTTGAAATGCCCGAATTCCATAATGAGGGTGACTTCACATGCTCCCTGAGGAAGGCATTCACGTGCAACCTGGATGAGGAAATAATCTCTGATGATGAG GAAAACAATGTGCTCTCGACATTTTCTGCTACCTCTGGCACTAAAAAATTCCACAAAGATTGTCTTCAGAGCTTTAGAAGTGGGAAGCAAGATGGGCCACAAACATGGTTCGCTGTGAGTAAAGAAGTTGATGAACTGATACATTTGAACAAGAACCCTCCGTGTTCATCATCCCATTCTGCCCCCTTCATAGCAAACAAATCTTTTAAAG GTGCTAGATGCAAGGCTAAGCAAAAATTTCCATTCAGTTTCCAGTCGCATAAGGAAGGACCGTGTTGTCCTTCTATCTCtaagaatgaaaatgatgtATCATTCAAGGATCATGAAACACCCAAACGATTGGACCCCATCAAGCCTAGATCTGAAGAACATTCAATTGCCAAGGTTCTTGAAGATTGTcaggaagaaaatgaaattcaGTCTGAGATTGTGCTTGCTGAAGTAGGAGCTCTTGGGTATGGATGCGTTGAGCGATCCATGGCAGAGCTTTTAGATGGCCTTCAGGATAGGGCTAGTCTGCCGAAAGGAGTCTCTAAAATG TGTAGTAGAACAAGAAGTAAAAGGGGGCAGATTGTTGCAAAGAGAAGTGTCTCTTCCCTAGGAGATAGAACTGTTGAAAGTGAGGACTCCCCTGAATCCATGGGTAGTGGATCATCTAGTGAGGATGAG ATGTTAAAGCAGGCCAAAGATCAAAAACTAAAGGTTACTATCCCAGAAATGAAAGGGCAAACCATGGCAGATCGGTTTCAAGAAGCTGTAGGTGCTACCTTTCTCAATAATGAAGTGGCCATTGTTGCAGTGCCTAAACCATCAGG CATTGGATTATTTGGGAAGTTGCAGCAGCTCATGCAGactgaaaaagaaagagatatgGATTTTTTGAGGAAGTTGGAGACTGGATCTAATGCAAATG ATGAAACAAGCTGCATTGTTGTAAAAATCCTGACTAGATACTTGGATGCAAAGCTGACAGTTTGTCAATGCTCTTTTGGCCAGAACATGGAG TCAGGGAGCCCCCAAATAATGGTAGAGGGAGGAAGGAAAAGAACAATTATTTTCAGTCCAAGAGTTAGCAGCGATGTTGACCTTGACGTTGGGAACTTGATTTGTATTCATCCCCCATGGTATGGACG GAAGGAGGTTCAAGTGGGAAATGATGAGAGCATTCTTCTGTCCacatatttttcccaaattttaaTTTGA
- the LOC132171589 gene encoding uncharacterized protein LOC132171589 isoform X2, which yields MWRQNVFRETPDSDLSISDEEDFDSNLPNRCDKKEELQLPSRLEMLRGTLEWDCEGKTSNLSKEKETNVSLEDDVEMPEFHNEGDFTCSLRKAFTCNLDEEIISDDEENNVLSTFSATSGTKKFHKDCLQSFRSGKQDGPQTWFAVSKEVDELIHLNKNPPCSSSHSAPFIANKSFKGARCKAKQKFPFSFQSHKEGPCCPSISKNENDVSFKDHETPKRLDPIKPRSEEHSIAKVLEDCQEENEIQSEIVLAEVGALGYGCVERSMAELLDGLQDRASLPKGVSKMCSRTRSKRGQIVAKRSVSSLGDRTVESEDSPESMGSGSSSEDEMLKQAKDQKLKVTIPEMKGQTMADRFQEAVGATFLNNEVAIVAVPKPSGIGLFGKLQQLMQTEKERDMDFLRKLETGSNANDETSCIVVKILTRYLDAKLTVCQCSFGQNMESGSPQIMVEGGRKRTIIFSPRVSSDVDLDVGNLICIHPPWKEVQVGNDESILLSTYFSQILI from the exons ATGTGGCGGCAAAACGTTTTCCGG GAAACTCCAGACTCTGACCTGAGCATTTCCG ATGAGGAAGATTTCGATTCTAATTTGCCCAATCGCTGTGATAAAAAG GAAGAATTGCAACTTCCATCAAGGCTGGAGATGCTTAGAG GTACCCTTGAATGGGATTGTGAAGGAAAAACTAGCAATTTATCTAAAGAG AAGGAAACAAATGTCTCGCTTGAAGACGATGTTGAAATGCCCGAATTCCATAATGAGGGTGACTTCACATGCTCCCTGAGGAAGGCATTCACGTGCAACCTGGATGAGGAAATAATCTCTGATGATGAG GAAAACAATGTGCTCTCGACATTTTCTGCTACCTCTGGCACTAAAAAATTCCACAAAGATTGTCTTCAGAGCTTTAGAAGTGGGAAGCAAGATGGGCCACAAACATGGTTCGCTGTGAGTAAAGAAGTTGATGAACTGATACATTTGAACAAGAACCCTCCGTGTTCATCATCCCATTCTGCCCCCTTCATAGCAAACAAATCTTTTAAAG GTGCTAGATGCAAGGCTAAGCAAAAATTTCCATTCAGTTTCCAGTCGCATAAGGAAGGACCGTGTTGTCCTTCTATCTCtaagaatgaaaatgatgtATCATTCAAGGATCATGAAACACCCAAACGATTGGACCCCATCAAGCCTAGATCTGAAGAACATTCAATTGCCAAGGTTCTTGAAGATTGTcaggaagaaaatgaaattcaGTCTGAGATTGTGCTTGCTGAAGTAGGAGCTCTTGGGTATGGATGCGTTGAGCGATCCATGGCAGAGCTTTTAGATGGCCTTCAGGATAGGGCTAGTCTGCCGAAAGGAGTCTCTAAAATG TGTAGTAGAACAAGAAGTAAAAGGGGGCAGATTGTTGCAAAGAGAAGTGTCTCTTCCCTAGGAGATAGAACTGTTGAAAGTGAGGACTCCCCTGAATCCATGGGTAGTGGATCATCTAGTGAGGATGAG ATGTTAAAGCAGGCCAAAGATCAAAAACTAAAGGTTACTATCCCAGAAATGAAAGGGCAAACCATGGCAGATCGGTTTCAAGAAGCTGTAGGTGCTACCTTTCTCAATAATGAAGTGGCCATTGTTGCAGTGCCTAAACCATCAGG CATTGGATTATTTGGGAAGTTGCAGCAGCTCATGCAGactgaaaaagaaagagatatgGATTTTTTGAGGAAGTTGGAGACTGGATCTAATGCAAATG ATGAAACAAGCTGCATTGTTGTAAAAATCCTGACTAGATACTTGGATGCAAAGCTGACAGTTTGTCAATGCTCTTTTGGCCAGAACATGGAG TCAGGGAGCCCCCAAATAATGGTAGAGGGAGGAAGGAAAAGAACAATTATTTTCAGTCCAAGAGTTAGCAGCGATGTTGACCTTGACGTTGGGAACTTGATTTGTATTCATCCCCCATG GAAGGAGGTTCAAGTGGGAAATGATGAGAGCATTCTTCTGTCCacatatttttcccaaattttaaTTTGA
- the LOC132171589 gene encoding uncharacterized protein LOC132171589 isoform X3: MWRQNVFRETPDSDLSISDEEDFDSNLPNRCDKKEELQLPSRLEMLRGTLEWDCEGKTSNLSKEKETNVSLEDDVEMPEFHNEGDFTCSLRKAFTCNLDEEIISDDEENNVLSTFSATSGTKKFHKDCLQSFRSGKQDGPQTWFAVSKEVDELIHLNKNPPCSSSHSAPFIANKSFKGARCKAKQKFPFSFQSHKEGPCCPSISKNENDVSFKDHETPKRLDPIKPRSEEHSIAKVLEDCQEENEIQSEIVLAEVGALGYGCVERSMAELLDGLQDRASLPKGVSKMCSRTRSKRGQIVAKRSVSSLGDRTVESEDSPESMGSGSSSEDEAKDQKLKVTIPEMKGQTMADRFQEAVGATFLNNEVAIVAVPKPSGIGLFGKLQQLMQTEKERDMDFLRKLETGSNANDETSCIVVKILTRYLDAKLTVCQCSFGQNMESGSPQIMVEGGRKRTIIFSPRVSSDVDLDVGNLICIHPPWYGRKEVQVGNDESILLSTYFSQILI, translated from the exons ATGTGGCGGCAAAACGTTTTCCGG GAAACTCCAGACTCTGACCTGAGCATTTCCG ATGAGGAAGATTTCGATTCTAATTTGCCCAATCGCTGTGATAAAAAG GAAGAATTGCAACTTCCATCAAGGCTGGAGATGCTTAGAG GTACCCTTGAATGGGATTGTGAAGGAAAAACTAGCAATTTATCTAAAGAG AAGGAAACAAATGTCTCGCTTGAAGACGATGTTGAAATGCCCGAATTCCATAATGAGGGTGACTTCACATGCTCCCTGAGGAAGGCATTCACGTGCAACCTGGATGAGGAAATAATCTCTGATGATGAG GAAAACAATGTGCTCTCGACATTTTCTGCTACCTCTGGCACTAAAAAATTCCACAAAGATTGTCTTCAGAGCTTTAGAAGTGGGAAGCAAGATGGGCCACAAACATGGTTCGCTGTGAGTAAAGAAGTTGATGAACTGATACATTTGAACAAGAACCCTCCGTGTTCATCATCCCATTCTGCCCCCTTCATAGCAAACAAATCTTTTAAAG GTGCTAGATGCAAGGCTAAGCAAAAATTTCCATTCAGTTTCCAGTCGCATAAGGAAGGACCGTGTTGTCCTTCTATCTCtaagaatgaaaatgatgtATCATTCAAGGATCATGAAACACCCAAACGATTGGACCCCATCAAGCCTAGATCTGAAGAACATTCAATTGCCAAGGTTCTTGAAGATTGTcaggaagaaaatgaaattcaGTCTGAGATTGTGCTTGCTGAAGTAGGAGCTCTTGGGTATGGATGCGTTGAGCGATCCATGGCAGAGCTTTTAGATGGCCTTCAGGATAGGGCTAGTCTGCCGAAAGGAGTCTCTAAAATG TGTAGTAGAACAAGAAGTAAAAGGGGGCAGATTGTTGCAAAGAGAAGTGTCTCTTCCCTAGGAGATAGAACTGTTGAAAGTGAGGACTCCCCTGAATCCATGGGTAGTGGATCATCTAGTGAGGATGAG GCCAAAGATCAAAAACTAAAGGTTACTATCCCAGAAATGAAAGGGCAAACCATGGCAGATCGGTTTCAAGAAGCTGTAGGTGCTACCTTTCTCAATAATGAAGTGGCCATTGTTGCAGTGCCTAAACCATCAGG CATTGGATTATTTGGGAAGTTGCAGCAGCTCATGCAGactgaaaaagaaagagatatgGATTTTTTGAGGAAGTTGGAGACTGGATCTAATGCAAATG ATGAAACAAGCTGCATTGTTGTAAAAATCCTGACTAGATACTTGGATGCAAAGCTGACAGTTTGTCAATGCTCTTTTGGCCAGAACATGGAG TCAGGGAGCCCCCAAATAATGGTAGAGGGAGGAAGGAAAAGAACAATTATTTTCAGTCCAAGAGTTAGCAGCGATGTTGACCTTGACGTTGGGAACTTGATTTGTATTCATCCCCCATGGTATGGACG GAAGGAGGTTCAAGTGGGAAATGATGAGAGCATTCTTCTGTCCacatatttttcccaaattttaaTTTGA
- the LOC132171589 gene encoding uncharacterized protein LOC132171589 isoform X4: MWRQNVFRETPDSDLSISDEEDFDSNLPNRCDKKEELQLPSRLEMLRGTLEWDCEGKTSNLSKEKETNVSLEDDVEMPEFHNEGDFTCSLRKAFTCNLDEEIISDDEENNVLSTFSATSGTKKFHKDCLQSFRSGKQDGPQTWFAVSKEVDELIHLNKNPPCSSSHSAPFIANKSFKGARCKAKQKFPFSFQSHKEGPCCPSISKNENDVSFKDHETPKRLDPIKPRSEEHSIAKVLEDCQEENEIQSEIVLAEVGALGYGCVERSMAELLDGLQDRASLPKGVSKMCSRTRSKRGQIVAKRSVSSLGDRTVESEDSPESMGSGSSSEDEMLKQAKDQKLKVTIPEMKGQTMADRFQEAVGATFLNNEVAIVAVPKPSGIGLFGKLQQLMQTEKERDMDFLRKLETGSNANDETSCIVVKILTRYLDAKLTVCQCSFGQNMESGSPQIMVEGGRKRTIIFSPRVSSDVDLDVGNLICIHPPWRFKWEMMRAFFCPHIFPKF, from the exons ATGTGGCGGCAAAACGTTTTCCGG GAAACTCCAGACTCTGACCTGAGCATTTCCG ATGAGGAAGATTTCGATTCTAATTTGCCCAATCGCTGTGATAAAAAG GAAGAATTGCAACTTCCATCAAGGCTGGAGATGCTTAGAG GTACCCTTGAATGGGATTGTGAAGGAAAAACTAGCAATTTATCTAAAGAG AAGGAAACAAATGTCTCGCTTGAAGACGATGTTGAAATGCCCGAATTCCATAATGAGGGTGACTTCACATGCTCCCTGAGGAAGGCATTCACGTGCAACCTGGATGAGGAAATAATCTCTGATGATGAG GAAAACAATGTGCTCTCGACATTTTCTGCTACCTCTGGCACTAAAAAATTCCACAAAGATTGTCTTCAGAGCTTTAGAAGTGGGAAGCAAGATGGGCCACAAACATGGTTCGCTGTGAGTAAAGAAGTTGATGAACTGATACATTTGAACAAGAACCCTCCGTGTTCATCATCCCATTCTGCCCCCTTCATAGCAAACAAATCTTTTAAAG GTGCTAGATGCAAGGCTAAGCAAAAATTTCCATTCAGTTTCCAGTCGCATAAGGAAGGACCGTGTTGTCCTTCTATCTCtaagaatgaaaatgatgtATCATTCAAGGATCATGAAACACCCAAACGATTGGACCCCATCAAGCCTAGATCTGAAGAACATTCAATTGCCAAGGTTCTTGAAGATTGTcaggaagaaaatgaaattcaGTCTGAGATTGTGCTTGCTGAAGTAGGAGCTCTTGGGTATGGATGCGTTGAGCGATCCATGGCAGAGCTTTTAGATGGCCTTCAGGATAGGGCTAGTCTGCCGAAAGGAGTCTCTAAAATG TGTAGTAGAACAAGAAGTAAAAGGGGGCAGATTGTTGCAAAGAGAAGTGTCTCTTCCCTAGGAGATAGAACTGTTGAAAGTGAGGACTCCCCTGAATCCATGGGTAGTGGATCATCTAGTGAGGATGAG ATGTTAAAGCAGGCCAAAGATCAAAAACTAAAGGTTACTATCCCAGAAATGAAAGGGCAAACCATGGCAGATCGGTTTCAAGAAGCTGTAGGTGCTACCTTTCTCAATAATGAAGTGGCCATTGTTGCAGTGCCTAAACCATCAGG CATTGGATTATTTGGGAAGTTGCAGCAGCTCATGCAGactgaaaaagaaagagatatgGATTTTTTGAGGAAGTTGGAGACTGGATCTAATGCAAATG ATGAAACAAGCTGCATTGTTGTAAAAATCCTGACTAGATACTTGGATGCAAAGCTGACAGTTTGTCAATGCTCTTTTGGCCAGAACATGGAG TCAGGGAGCCCCCAAATAATGGTAGAGGGAGGAAGGAAAAGAACAATTATTTTCAGTCCAAGAGTTAGCAGCGATGTTGACCTTGACGTTGGGAACTTGATTTGTATTCATCCCCCATG GAGGTTCAAGTGGGAAATGATGAGAGCATTCTTCTGTCCacatatttttcccaaattttaa
- the LOC132171590 gene encoding uncharacterized protein LOC132171590: MQTEKERDMDFLRKLETGSNANDETSCIVVKILTRYLDAKLTVCQCSFGQNMESGSPQIMVEGGRKRTIIFSPRVSSDVDLDVGNLICIHPPWKEVQVGNDESILLSTYFSQILI, from the exons ATGCAGactgaaaaagaaagagatatgGATTTTTTGAGGAAGTTGGAGACTGGATCTAATGCAAATG ATGAAACAAGTTGCATTGTTGTAAAAATCCTGACTAGATACTTGGATGCAAAGCTGACAGTTTGTCAATGCTCTTTTGGCCAGAACATGGAG TCAGGGAGCCCCCAAATAATGGTAGAGGGAGGAAGGAAAAGAACAATTATTTTCAGTCCAAGAGTTAGCAGCGATGTTGACCTTGACGTTGGGAACTTGATTTGTATTCATCCCCCATG GAAGGAGGTTCAAGTGGGAAATGATGAGAGCATTCTTCTGTCCacatatttttcccaaattttaaTTTGA
- the LOC132172055 gene encoding autophagy-related protein 18a-like, whose protein sequence is MPLQPIEPHGSGQNPKPNIPAPNDPSAVLHLSFFGDSGCFAAGMDRGFRIFSCDPFREIVRREADFGGISAVDMHFRYTIMAIVGGGPHPNYPPNKVMLWDDHQGRWIGELSFRTEVRSVLFHRDRVVIVLEHKVYTYNLSDLKLLHQLETTSNPKGLCAVSQSAGSLVMVSLGLHKGEVRVDHFAAKRTKFIMAHDSKIACFALNPDGRFLATASCRGTLVRVFNTVDGSLLREVCDSGFMQS, encoded by the coding sequence ATGCCTCTGCAACCAATCGAACCCCATGGCAGCggccaaaaccctaaacccaacaTCCCGGCGCCGAATGACCCGTCGGCGGTGCTCCACCTGTCGTTCTTCGGCGACAGCGGGTGCTTCGCGGCGGGTATGGACCGCGGCTTCCGGATCTTCAGCTGCGACCCGTTCCGCGAGATAGTCCGCCGAGAAGCCGACTTCGGGGGAATCTCCGCCGTAGATATGCACTTCCGGTATACGATCATGGCCATCGTCGGCGGCGGGCCCCACCCGAACTACCCGCCCAACAAGGTCATGCTGTGGGACGACCACCAGGGCCGGTGGATAGGTGAGCTCTCGTTCCGGACCGAGGTCCGGTCCGTCCTGTTCCACCGAGACCGGGTCGTCATCGTTTTGGAGCACAAGGTGTACACGTACAACCTCTCGGACCTGAAGCTGCTCCACCAGTTAGAGACCACCTCGAACCCTAAGGGCCTCTGCGCGGTCTCGCAGTCGGCCGGGTCGCTGGTCATGGTCTCCCTCGGGTTGCATAAGGGCGAGGTTCGGGTCGACCACTTCGCGGCGAAAAGGACCAAGTTCATCATGGCGCACGACTCGAAGATCGCGTGCTTTGCGCTTAACCCGGACGGCCGGTTTCTCGCGACGGCGAGCTGTAGGGGGACTCTGGTCCGAGTTTTCAATACTGTCGATGGATCACTGCTTCGCGAGGTATGTGACTCTGGCTTTATGCAATCGTGA